The genomic DNA AACAGAAGCACGAAGCTGTAGAGTTAGGAAAAGGGTTAAGATTTACTAGTTTGTTTCTTTTGTTCTTTGTAATTGGTCTGTGAACTACATGTTGAATAATCtaatgttttgttttttttttttgtaattggcTGAAATGCAGTTTCGTCTGTCTACCCTAGTTGTTATGAAACCAAATCTATATAAttgttcttttttaaaaaaaaaacgtttttttttttttgaaaaataatgttCATAGTTTCTTCTGTTCAAGGAAATGATCTGTTGATAATGTGGATTTGTAGTTGTTGGACACACCACCTGAGAGAACTAGGGACATCGGGTGGGACCATGGTGAGATAATTGATGGCAATGAATTGCACTGGAGGTGCAAATGGTGTGGATTAAGCAAATATAGTGGCGGAGTATCTAAACTGAAGAGGCATATTGCTGGGTCTTATCCTGTTAAAAAGTGCCCAAATGTTCCAGAAGATATTGCTAAGTTGATGCTGAACCATCTACTGGAGAAGCAAAACCTCATACCCATGAGATTGACTAGGCAGTCTGCTGCTAAGAGAACGGAGTTGGATAGTCTCCATAATAATGATTTTGCTAATAATGGTTGTTTAGAAAAcaacttggagatgaatctggaaaGTCCAGATAGACACATTAAGTGTAATTCACCTAGAATTAGTGCTCAAAGGTGCCCGAGCACTAAGCAATCAAAGATTGCTTCTCAACTACATGCTATCAGTGAGACTAAGGTATTTATATTTTCGTTATTTCATAGTGTTCATTCATATTTTTGTTAtttcatagtttttttttttctgagcATTTCCATAAACGATGCTATCAATTTATTTTCATAGTGTGCCACTGTCTGTCATTTGTGTTCACTGAGAATGAATAAATAGCAGTCCTTGGATTATTCAAGTGGTTAAATGTAAACAGTAGTCCTTGGACTTGGACTTGGACTTGTACTTGAGAATAACTAGTTCTGTTGTGGTGGTTCAATACTGGAAACAAATGCATTGTTTTATATCAGTAAAGAAGATTGCTGCTTCTGAGGAATGAGGATTATAACTATGGATGACCCCACAGTTAGATGGAAAAAGGAGGAAGTTGACAATGAAGATGTAATCTAAGACAAACATTTAATCTGGAGGGTTTGTAGATGATACTAAGAGTTTGGTTGTTCATTAATTGGCATAACTTtatgtaagtccatttgtttatAAGTAAAAAAGTCCAACACTTGAAAAACAAGATTTCCCTAGGATCATACATGTTGTTTTCTGTCTACAAATTAGAGATACATGATTTTCATCTACTGTGCATACAAAAAGGAACACCTTACCTATTATTTGCTTAGATTATGTGACTTGACAAACAAGATTTCGATAAGGAATTATACCTACAATTCTCTTTCTATTATTGCGATAGACAAGATTTTTCCAGTCTTTAAATGCAAACAAGACTTCTATCCCATCAATCAAAATTTTCATTGGGAAAATAGTTATCATATGAAAATTGAATAATCAACCAAATGCTCTATCTTGAccttatttttctttgttttcaacAATAATTGTTTTTATAATTCTTTCTACTTGATATTTCTGTTGATATTGAGAAAAATATCAAGTGTTTGAAGAAAAGTGTCATATGAACTGACAATTGGGGTGCAGAAAATCAGAGAGGTGATATTCGAGGAGTAATGTAGGCCGGATGTGGAGAATAAGCTGGGTTTGTGTTGTGTTTTGTGAGTCCATTGACACCATAATaacaaatattttgttaaacataAGATTGCCAAcaaatgaaggggagccttggcgcaacggtaaagttgttgctttatgATCAAaatgtcacgggttcgaatcctggaaacaacctcttgcaaaaagcaaaggaaggttgcgtacaatagtgggagcttcgtgcaccggaccgTCCTTTTTAAGATTGTCAACAGATAATAATATCTTGAACCTTCATTACATATATTTGTTCCCAGAATTAGTAGCAAAGCAACATTTTTGCAGTGACATTTTGGTTCCTGCCAAAACGTTGCTGGTACaaacacaaaagaaataacatggTTGGTCTTTACCTCTTTAAGTTACTTGAATAGCACAACACCTATATGAATctctaaaagagattttttacATAATAAAGTTTGCATTTCTACTATTACTGGATCATGTGCATATTTTTTTAAGCATTTACAGAATTTGGCACatttgatttatatatatatgttcttaGTTTCATGATCTTTGTTTGAAATAGGACGTGGAGGATCCTGATAAGATGGTTTCACATTCTAGTAATAGAATAATCAGTCACTGGAAAAATATTGTGGAACAACAGTGCAGGTTGCCCTATATAAAACCTGGTCATGGCATATGGAACGTTTTCAATGATGCACTGGCATTAAATCATTCTCAACTTTCTGAAAAGTGGATGGTTGATCTTGTTGAGGATAATAAACAGCTAAAGGTAGTCTGAAATTCCTCTTTGATTGCTAACATATACAAGAAAATTTCAAATAAGCAAGTAACAGAATTTGCAAACTTTCATGAATTCCAGGATAGATCGTCTGTGGGTTCTGAAATGAAAATTCAGCAACAGAACTCAATTTGTGCTATGACTGATAAAGGACAAGAAACTGCCCAATCAAAAGATACACTTTATGAATCGATTGCCAGCTACTGTGGTGAAGATACTAACACTCAGAAATGTGAAAGAGCTCTCCTTGACATTTTGATCTCAGAAAAGTTTGCCTTATTATGTGATTTTATTCGGGAATTTGAAGAGGGTGAGGCTAAGAACTGTTTGGACTTTAGCTTCATtgatacaaaattaaaaaatgggGATTATGAACAGGCGCCAGAGTTCTTAAACCAAGATATCCAGCAGGTAATTATATTTCAATTTTTACTGATTCTAATATTGTTTTTGACGCCATGTCATTTATCTATGGTGGTTTTGTGTTGTAGTTTTGATTGTTACCAGCATTGAGACCTTATACTTGGTTCCCTGATTACCTAAAGCTGTTACTTGTATCAAAGTCGTTGAGCTTTTTTAGATATGCATCGCCTTTTTTGTTTATGTTATACTTATGTTTCTCTTTTCTATTGAGTTTCCTTCAACACatgatggataagatcttttATGTATTTCCATCAAGTACCATAATGTATCATGCCACTGATACAGTAGGATATTAGGTTACTAAACTGGTGTAAATAGCATGTGTGTGATTGGTTGGTAATTGGTATTCAACAAGTAGTTTACTTTTGCACTTGAAACTCTTGTATGAGCAATGTTTTAAAGGGCGGTTTAGGGTGGTAGGTGGTTGGTCCACTGACATACATCCAACAAAGGTTATTAATCAATCAAAATAAGTTCACAAGTAAACAAGTAGGCAAATGAAGTATCTTGTGGTGATGCTGTTGCTGTATTCTAATTGAATATAAATAAACACTAAACAAATAAAAAGGCTTATTGAATTCAATCCAAAATTAGTCAAAGGATTCACACCAACAATTTAAAGACCATTATAATAGGAGAAATAAACCaaaaaagaagatgaagaggatacCTTCATAGGAGAAGCAAAAACATAAAACAAAAAGAGGAAAAAGGTGTTGAAGCTGTTATTTCTGCTGATAGGCAATGATGTTCCATGGGTTTGGTCGATGGGAGCAAGTGAGGAGACAGTGGTCATGTGAATGGGATGGAAAACTCACCAAGTTATGGCTTTAGTAAACTGAACCAGTTTTTTGTATTCGCCAAAACCAAAGTCTAACCCTTCAAAGCTGCCTGCCTcgagcatcttttaaaatatctgATTGAGAGGAAACCACATATTGCATATGTCATGCAGTCCCCTATCAGAACCACCTAGACAGTCATTGGGGTCGCTTTCTAATAGAGTGTGCATGATATATCTGAAACTAGTTGGTTGCCTTATGGACCTGATGAAATGATTTGGCATATCTGAATGTCAGCCTATTGCTAGCAGTGGCTGAACCCTGGTTTGCTTTCCAATTAAATTGTATGATCTCATATCATTCTTATCTTTGCTTCACAAAATATGCTTTTATTATTTGATATGAGAAAATCATCTCAGCAAAGAAATTTTAGAATCTAACTTGTTATAAGATTCAGTCATCTgagaatttttcattttcttgtaTTCAagagaaatatataatttcttcttTGTTTTGGACTACATTTTATTACTGAAGTTTGTTTGTTTTGCTTGGAATTACATGTAATAAATTTTGTTACCCGTACATTCTGGTTCTTACTATCTTGGTTTAGGCCCTTTTGCTCCAAGCTGTGCATAATTGAGGATTTTCTGACGTGAATGAGTGAAGTGATCTTTACATTTTTCAGATATGGGAAAAGTTCCAAAAAATGGCTCAAAAGATGCTTATTATATCAAGCAATCTTTCAAGTATCTCAACGGAGAAGCAGGTAACATCCTTATGAtgagttttttgttttttaaatctCCATGGCTCTCGACTTGTTGAAGCTGCATCAGGTAACATGTGAGCTTTGGCGAGTGCCAAGTAGTTTTAATATATCTAGTTTATCATCAAACTTAAAACACGATCCTAATCTGTGTCATGACGGTTCACACTATAATTATTTTGTACTATAGCTTTTCATCATCGTAATTTTATTGCAGGTGGCTAACCAACTCGATGGCGGTAGGAAGCATTCTCTAAGTGCAGATCCTACAGTACAGTCTAAATATAGCAGATCAGATTGTTCCATAAAACCCCATGAAACAGAGGCAGCTGATCTGTACAAAGTTTGCACTTGTAAGCAGTGTGGCACCGAAGCAAATGGTCAGCGCAGCCTCATTTGTGATGGATGCGAGGCAATGTACCATTTCTCCTGCATCAAACCTGTGCTTAGTGAGATTCCAATTCAGTGCTGGTACTGCAATGCGTGTACTTCAAATGGCAAGGACTCCCCTGATCCAGCATCTTCTGACAGCAAGAAAGACAGTTTGCACAAAAACTGTGCGGTTTGTGACAGACTTGAAGTTTCTGAAACACAAGAGGATGCTGATGAGCATGGTAGTGGGGCCATTCCAGTCACTGATTGCGGGGAGAGCTCCATCTCTAATTTGAATTCTGAAGAGCCACCTGAATTGTCAAGAACCGTAAAGTCATCTTTGTGCAAGGTATGTGGTGAATGCGAGGAGGAAGACAGAAAATTCCTAATATGTGGTCACATTCAGTGCCCTTTCAAGTTCTACCACGTCAGATGCCTAAAAACAAGTCAGATAGCTAGTGCTCAACAACTGAACAAGCAGTGCTGGTATTGCCCATCTTGCCTTTGCAGGGCCTGTCTATGTGATCAGGACGATGAAAAGATTGTTTTATGTGATGGTTGTGACGAGGCCTACCACACCTACTGCATGAAACCACCTCGAACCATGGTACCCAAAGGCGAGTGGTATTGTGTACCATGCAGTATTGCTAGAGCAAAGGAAGGTATGAAAAGATATGAGCAATGGATCTTGCAGCAGCACAGGAAGATTGAAGGCGGGCAGAGTGATGAAGCTATTGGGTCAGTAGATGTGCTTCCGAGTGTCGCTGAAAAGCTAAGCTCAGGCAAAAAGGGCACTATAAAGCGGACTGCCCAGTAGTGAGACGACTGCAACATGGTTGAAGTTTGTAATGTTTCAACTTCTGGGAGTTCAATTTGTAATATGGTTGAAGAAATTTGTAGGGATACAAAATGTTACCTTTAGTAGAAGTAGAACTCATATTTGCCTTAGTGTTGTAATTTTTTTGGGGGGAGATGCCTTAAAATGGCATCTGTAATGTCACTGAAGGAAACTTTTCTGGGtatgaaaattgaaaaaaaaatattttgaactaATGCCTTTGCAAAATTGCGTTAATTTGTTGGACAATGTGATTCATAAGAGCATTTCTTATATTGAAAATATTCATATTTTAGCATTAGCTACGGAGTAGCAGTGACACTGTAATTATTATAAGAGAAAATTTACATGCAGTCCCTATTGGTAAATAAATTTTTGTATGTAGTACTCATCCATGAAAATCTTTGTTTTCACTTCCcagtcaaacatatttacctaattgcct from Zingiber officinale cultivar Zhangliang chromosome 4A, Zo_v1.1, whole genome shotgun sequence includes the following:
- the LOC121971420 gene encoding PHD finger protein EHD3-like — its product is MGFEESSCQGFVKQEESSWARFITYKRRKRGSPDADSVHLLDTPPERTRDIGWDHGEIIDGNELHWRCKWCGLSKYSGGVSKLKRHIAGSYPVKKCPNVPEDIAKLMLNHLLEKQNLIPMRLTRQSAAKRTELDSLHNNDFANNGCLENNLEMNLESPDRHIKCNSPRISAQRCPSTKQSKIASQLHAISETKDVEDPDKMVSHSSNRIISHWKNIVEQQCRLPYIKPGHGIWNVFNDALALNHSQLSEKWMVDLVEDNKQLKDRSSVGSEMKIQQQNSICAMTDKGQETAQSKDTLYESIASYCGEDTNTQKCERALLDILISEKFALLCDFIREFEEGEAKNCLDFSFIDTKLKNGDYEQAPEFLNQDIQQIWEKFQKMAQKMLIISSNLSSISTEKQVANQLDGGRKHSLSADPTVQSKYSRSDCSIKPHETEAADLYKVCTCKQCGTEANGQRSLICDGCEAMYHFSCIKPVLSEIPIQCWYCNACTSNGKDSPDPASSDSKKDSLHKNCAVCDRLEVSETQEDADEHGSGAIPVTDCGESSISNLNSEEPPELSRTVKSSLCKVCGECEEEDRKFLICGHIQCPFKFYHVRCLKTSQIASAQQLNKQCWYCPSCLCRACLCDQDDEKIVLCDGCDEAYHTYCMKPPRTMVPKGEWYCVPCSIARAKEGMKRYEQWILQQHRKIEGGQSDEAIGSVDVLPSVAEKLSSGKKGTIKRTAQ